ATAAAAAATGGCTTCATATTCAATGGGCGATCTAAAAAAGGGACTAAAGATCGAGATCGATGGCGTTCCTTATAAAATCGTAGAATATCAACACGTTAAACCGGGCAAAGGTGCAGCTTTTGTTCGTGCGAAAATCAAATCTTTTATCGACGGAAAAGTGCTTGAAAAGACTTTTCACGCAGGCGATAAATGCGAGCAACCACATCTTGAAGAAAAAGAGATGCAGTATCTTTATGATGATGGTGAGTATTGCCAGTTTATGGATACTGTTACTTATGAACAAGTTGCTATTAGCGATGAGGATGTGGGTGATGTTAAAAAATGGATGATCGATGGCATGATGGTTGAAATTTTATTTCACAATGGCAATGCGATCGGCGTTGAAGTGCCACAAGTAGTTGAGCTAAAGATAGTTGAGACTCCACCAAATTTCAAGGGCGACACACAAGGCGGTAAAAAGCCAGCTACTCTTGAGAGTGGTGCGGTAGTTCAGATACCATTTCACGTACTTGAGGGCGAGGTTATCCGTGTGGATACTGTTCGCGGCGAGTATATCGAGCGTGCAAATAAATAAAGCAGCTTAATCTTTCTTACTAAATTTACGTTTAGTAATCCTAATGCTTAGCTAAAGTCACTATTTAAAAAGTATTGGCTTTAGCAAAAAACTTCATTTCTACATTGTAAAATTTCAAACAGTGTTAGCTTAGAATACACAAAATTTTTATATTTTATAAAAATCCAAATATAGTCAAACATCGGCTCGTAAAATCTTTAAAAATCAAAAAATATATAAAAAAATGAAAATTCTTAGCGAGATAAGTAAATGTTTTAACTATAAAATTTTTATATTAGGATAGTAGAACCGTAAGTCAAAAACAGTGGAAAAACGAGACGGTTTCCCGTCTCGGTAGCTAGCATTAAGCCGACTTTTCTTTGAGATATTTGTTTATAAGAGTTGTGATCTCTTCACCGTGAGGAAATCTCGCTTCATCATTTCCGATGCGATCTTTCTTAGAAAATATAACATCTCCATTAACCTCGACGATGAAATTTCCACCATCACCTATAACCTTTTCGACTCTTGCATCACTAAAGTTCGCTTTTATTTCATCTTCTACACGAGAAGCTACCGGACGATAGTTTCAAGAGTTGCAGTAAATAATTTTTACTTGCATGCTCTGTCCTTTCTTGTGAAATAAGCCAATATTATATAAAATTTTACTTAACAAATAAAACATATTATTGTAAAGGATAAATTTATGAAAAAAGTTGCTGTGATTTTAGCTGATGGATTTGAGGAGATAGAAGCACTAACTTCTGTTGATGTTTTACGTAGAGCTGGAGCGATAGCTTCTATTGTTGGGCTAAATGACGTAAACATCAAAGGATGTCACAATATAAGTGTAAAGGCTGATGTGACACTTCGCGAGATGAAGGAGCTAGACTACGATGCGATCGTCCTTCCTGGGGGACTTCCAGGAGCTAGCAATCTAGCAAACGATACAAGGCTCAAAGCAGTTTTGCAAAATTTTGATAAAAGCAATAAGCTTATTTGTGCCATTTGTGCTGCTCCTATGGTGCTTGAGAGCGCTGGTGTACTAAAAGATCATTTTGTTTGTTATCCAGGATTTGAAGAAAATGTAAGAAGTGATAAAAGGGGCTACGTGAGCGATAAAAACATGCTAAAAGATCAAAACATCATCACAGCAAAGGGTCCAGCTTTATCAATGGAATTTGCACTTTTTATAGTTAAAAATTTACTTGGCGATGAAGCGTATCTTAAAGTAAAGAATGATTTACTTTATAAATAGCTTATAAAGATAAAATAATTTTTTATTTAATTATTCTTTTTAAACTTAAGATTATATTTTGTTTAGTGATAGTTATAAAAGTTCTATATATACGAGCTTGTAGCTTTTAAGAATATTTTTCAAAAAAATATAATAAATTTTTGATTTTTTACATCTTTTTGACGAAAATTAGCTATTATCACATTAACCGAATAAATCGGTAATTTTTTTAAGGAACACTCCTGTGAATATTTATGTAGGAAATTTGTCGTATAGGACGACAGAGGCAGAATTAAAGGAAGCCTTTGCACAATTTGGTGAAGTAAGGCGAGCAAAAATAGTAAAAGATAGAGAAACTGATCGCTCAAAGGGCTTTGGCTTTGTTGAAATGGACGATGCAAATGAGGGACAAAAGGCTATAGACGCGCTAAATGAAAAAGAACTAGGCGGACGTACTTTAAGGGTAAATGAGGCTAGACCAAAAGATTAATGACTATTTGCCACCAAATGGTGGCATAGCGTCCCGCATAGCTCCTACCCCTAGTGGGTTTTTGCATGCTGGCAATGCTTATAACTTCATCCTAACTTATCTTTTGATACGTTCGGCAAGTGGCGTTTTGCACTTACGTATCGATGATTATGATCTTAGTAGATACCGGCAAGAATTTGTTCAAAATATCTTTGATGTTTTAGATTTTTTGGAAATTGATTACGACAAAGGTCCAATTAATGTAAGTGACTTTGAACGTAATTTTAGCTTTAAAGTAAGAGCTAAAAGATACGAAGACGTACTTGAAAAACTAGATGAAATTTATATCTGCGAATGTTCTAGAACTACAAAGAATGCCTATGAAAATGGCATTTACACTAAAATTTGTAAAAATAAAAATCTAAAATTTATAAAAGACAAGACCGCCATTAGACTAAGCGTTGATGAGGGTGATCCTCTTGGTAAGCTTGTGGCAGAGCAAATGGGCGATTTTGTGATTTACAAAAAAGATTTTACTCCGGCTTACAACTTTGCAAGTATGATAGATGATGAAGATATGGGCATAAATTTGGTTATTAGAGGGGAAGACCTGATACCTTGCACGCTAGCTCAAAGATACCTTGCAAAAAGGCTAAATTTTAACTTTTATAATGCTAATTTTATTCATCATAAGCTACTTTTAAAAGATGGCAAAAAGCTCTCAAAAAGCTCAAAATCACCACCAATTAATCTAAAAGATAGCCCGCAAATTTATTATAAAATTTTAGCAAATGATCTTGGTTTAGATATAAAATCAGCAGACAAAATCCAAAATCTACTTTACGAGTTTAAGCTAAAAAATATAGCCAAAAAATTTTTGCAAAGTATGAGCTAAATTTATACTATATATGCAGTTTATCCCCGCCTTAATATTTTGCTTTGATTATTTGAGCTTTGTCTCAAAAAATGCACTAAAAAGCGAGTTTATGCCTTGCTTTGTAAATTTCTCCATTATCTTTTCAAATTGTGGTTTTTCTTGCCAAACTGGCTCATCTACGAGGCTCATTTTTGCTAGCTCATTTTGAGCGTCTATGTAACTACCAAGGCTATCAATTAACCCTATTTTTAGGGCATTGTGCGCCAAAAAGACCCTTGCGTTTGCCCACTCGTCTTTTTTCTTGATATCTAAATTTCTAGCCTCCGCCACGTCACTTACAAAGAGCATATAAGCGTCATTTACGAGCCCTTGTAAGCTCTCACGCTCTTGCTTGCTCCAGCTTCTCATAAAGGTACCAGCCTCTTTAAACTCGCCAGCCTTCACTACTTGCTCACTCACGCCTAAAGTTTTGGCTAAATTTTCGATGTTTGCCCCTTGCATGATGACGCCTATCGAGCCGATGAAAGCACCTGGGTTTGCTATGATAGTATCAGCATTTACGCCAGCGTAGTAGCTGCCACTTGCCATGTTGCCAGCTGCGTATACGAGTACTTTTTTGCTCTCTTTTAGTCGCTTGACCGCCATGGCGAGCTCCACGCTAGGACTTAGCGCGCCGCCTGGGCTGTCGATGTAGAGTAGCACGCCTTTGATGTTACTATCAAGCCTTGCTTTTTCGAGCGCTTCTAAAATTTCGCTTGTGTCCATTATCGTGTCGGTGATGTCTATGCGGGCTAAATTTGGCTCTTTCATCTTGCTATCTGGCGCGAAAATAAAAAATAAGAACAGCAAAAATATGAGCGCCTTAAAGTAGTTATTGATAAATTTAAAAATTCCCAAGAATCCTTTAAAAATAAGCCTTAAAATTTGCAAATTTTGCCTCCGATATATAGTTTTTTGGCTTCATTTGTGTGAAGTATGAGCTGCAAAATTAGCTCGCTGTCATCGCACTCTAGGTCGCTATAGACGGCAAGATCAGCCGCGCGTCCTGCCTTTATCTCACCGTTATTTGTCCTAAGTGCCTTTGCACCTCCGTGCGTTGCAGCGACAAAAAGCCTAGTGGCAAGCTCGTTTAGATCAAGGCTAGCGTGGGTAAATAGGGCAGCTCTTAGTTCATGCCAAAAATTTAGGCTGATATTTGAGCTAAGGCCGTCTGTGCCGATGTTTAGACTGACGTTGTTTTTGAAAATTTCTTTTAAATTTAGCGCCTTTTTGCCAAGTAGCCTATTTGAAACGGCGCAGTGTGTCACGCTGTGGTGAGGCTTAAATTTAGCAAAATCACTCACATAAACGCAGTGCGTAAATAGAGTATTTATCTCACGAAACATCGCAAAGTAGCCCTGCGCATCATACATCGGCTTTGGATCTTGGCTAAATCTTAAAAGATGCTTTTTAAAGCCACCGCTGCCGTGCTCTAGCCACTGCTTTTCAGCCTTGCTCTCTAAAAAGTGCGTGCTTACAAGAAGATCATCTTTTTTAGCTATCTCAAGGGCGGCTTTGGCGAGCTTTGGATGCACGGAGTAGGGCGAGTGCAGCGAGATGGCTGGGGTGAAATTTTGGCTTTTATAGCCCTTTGTTTTTTCAAATTTAGCTAAGAAATTTTGCAAATTTTGCTGAGCCATCTGCTCATTTGAGCCTAAAATTTCACTAAAAAGTACGACTTTTAGAGGGCTAGCGGCTAAAATTTCAAGCTCAGAGCCAAAGCTAGAGATCTCGCCAATGGTGCAAATTCCGCTTTTTAGCATCGAATTTATAGCTTCATTCATCGCCTTTTTAGCATCCATCCTAGCTAGCTCGCTCCCTTTATCGATGATGGAGCCAAGCCATTTTATGAAGTCGCCGTATTTTAGGGTACTGACGTTTGAACTAAATTCCAAATGAACGTGTGTATTTACAAAGGCTGGGGCAACCACGCTATCACTAAAGTCGCAAATTTTAGCCTCTTTAAATTTTTCAACCGCTGCTTTTTCGCTTAAAATTTCTAAAATTTTATCATCATCAATAACGACACAAGAATTTCTTAAAATTTTTGGATTTTCTCCGCCAGTGATGATCTTTTTTGCTTTTAAAATTTCCACATTTGAGCCTTAAATTTTTGTTATTGTAGCGAAAATTTAGGAACGAAAATGTATAATTTGGGCTATTTAATCAAAAAGGAGTGACATGGATAAGAAGCTAAAAATAATGGTTATCCAAGGCCCAAATATCAACATGCTTGGCGCTAGAGAGCCAGGAATTTACGGCGTTATGAAGATGGAGGATATCCACTCTCAAATGAAGATCGTTGCCGATCAAAATGACGTTGAGATCGAGTTTTTTCAAAGCAACCTTGAGGGCGAGCTAGTCGATAAGATCCAAGAGTGCTTGGGCGATGCTGATGGCATCATCATAAACCCAGCTGCTTACACTCACACATCTATCGCTATCCGTGATGCGCTAAGTGCGGTTGCACTGCCAGTTATCGAGGTGCATATCAGCAATGTTTATAGAAGAGAAGAGTTCCGCCACAAAAGCCTAATTGCACCAGTTGCAGCAGGCCAGATCGTGGGCTTTGGACCAGTTGGCTATCATTTGGCGATGATAGGCATGCTTCAAATTTTTGAGCAAATCAAAGCAGTAAGAGCAAATCAAAAATCACAATGAATTTCATCTTAAAGGACGAAAACGCCGTATTTTACGAGTGTGGCTACAGCTGCGACAATGAGTTTTTGCTATGCCTTGATGGCGTGAAATACTTTTTCACGGATGCGAGGTATTATTTCGAGGCAAAAAGCTACGTAAATGCAGGCGTAGTCGTTCTTTTAGCGCAGAGAAATTTAATAAGCGAGGTTAGGGCATTTTTAAGAAAGATGAAGCCAAATAGCCTTGTTTTTAACCCTGATGAGCTAAGCTTAAGTGAATTTAACGCACTTAGCAAAGGCTTTAAGATAAATTTCAAACCAAAGGCAAATTTCTCTAGGCTAAAGAGAATTTGCAAGAGTGAAGATGAGATAAAAATTTTAAAAAAAGCTAGTGAATTTGGGGCGAAATGTTTTGATGAATTTGCTAAATTTGTGCGTGAAAATGGCGAAGGAATGAGTGAAAAAGAGCTTCATTTTAACGCCTCGCTCATTTTTAGGCAAAAAAACGAGTTAGGTCTTAGCTTTGATCCGATCGTGGCGATAAACGAAAACGCCGCAAAGGCACATGCGCTGCCTGGTGATAAAATTTTAAAAAAGGGCGATTTATTGCTACTTGATGCTGGAGTTAAATTTAAGCGTTACTGCTCTGATCGCACCAGAACTGCTTGCTTTGATGAAAATTTTAACTTCTCAAAGGAGCAAAAATTTAAAAACGCAAAGATGCAAGAGATTTATGAGATCGTAAAAGAGGCTCAGGCTGCTGCGATAAAGGTCGCAAGAGCTGGCGTTATGGCGTGCGAGATAGACCTTGCAGCAAGGAACGTGATAGCAAAGGCTGGATATGAAAAAGCCTTTTTTCACTCGACAGGGCACGGCGTAGGTGTCGATATACACGAGCTTCCAGTCATCTCAGCAAGGAGCGAAACACTCATAAAAGAGGGTATGGTCTTTAGCGTGGAGCCTGGAATTTATCTAGAAAATGAATTTGGCGTGCGCATCGAGGACGTGGTTGTTGCAAGAGAAGGCGGATGCGAAATTTTATGAAGCTAGCTGGAGCAAGAAAGATCGTAAAAAGCCGTTTTTGCCCTAGTTTTTTTCATAAAAGAGATGAGTTTAAGTATGAGGCGTTAGTTGGCATGGGTGGCAACATCGGCGATAGCGCAAAGAGGTTTGATAAATTTATAAGAGCGGTTAGTGAAGATAGGCGTTTTCACGTAGTTGAAGTCTCGCCGATCCTTATAAATGCGGCGTTTGGTTATGAAGCGCAGGATGATTTTAGTAACGCTGTTATAAATTTACAAACCTCTATGAGCCCTAGAAATTTACTAAAAATTTTAGGGCATTATGAGAGTAAATTTAAGCGCGTGAGGACGTTTAAAAATGCGCCACGCACGCTTGATTTGGATATTTTGTATTTTAGTAAAAAAGTCTACAAGACGCCGCGCCTTATCGTCCCGCACCCAGGAGCTGATAAGAGGCTTAGCGTGATCGTACCACTAGGGCTTATGAGAGGTTAAAAGGATATAAATGGCTACAAAATTTCATACTTTTACAGGCGAGAGCACCATTGAGGCTTTGAAAAAGGCTCAAGAAACGTGCGGCGAAAAGGCCATATTAGTTACTACAAAACAAATTCAAGCCAAAACGATAAATAAAAAACCGATTTATGAAATTTTAGTAAGCGTCGAAGAAGACGACGTAAAGCAGCCTCCAAAACCAAATACAAAAGCCATAAATTACGAAAATGCCTACTCTAAATTTAATAAAAACTATGAGCCTGCTAAGCCAAAATTTGAGATAAAAGAGGAGCCTGCTAAATTTGAGGCAAAGACAACCTCGCCTGAGCCTTATGACCCAAATGAGAGCGTGCTTTTAAATATCTCAGCTGCTGCAAAAGAGATAAGCACGATCGCAAATGTAAATATCGATGACGTCAAAGATAAAGAGTCGAGCATACCAAATGGTATGAATAAAAAAATAGACGATGTGGCAAAGCAAGTAAGCGTGCTAAGTGAGAAAATAGGGCTGATAACTGACATGATCTGGGACGAGAAAGCACCAAATCGCAATAATCTTTCGATCCCACCTGAGTTTGCAAGTATCTATAAGCTTGCAAAACAAAGCGGCATGAAAGATGAGCATTTAGAGGCTATTATGCAAACGACGCTTGAAAATTTACCAGTTTCGATGAAGAGCAATCCAACTGCTGTAAAGAGATATTTCTACTCGCTTTTGCGAAATATGCTGCCATGCAGAAAAGAGCCAAACGATAAAAAACAACGTATTATGATGCTAGTTGGCCCAACTGGAGTTGGTAAGACTACGACTCTTGCAAAGCTAGCTGCTCGTTTTGCTTACGGCAATGAAAAACGCTATAAAACAGGCATCATCACGCTTGATACATATCGTATCGGAGCGGTTGAGCAGCTATTTCAATACGCTAAAATGATGAAGTTGCCTATTCTCGATGTTATCGAGATAGATGACTTTCAAAATGCTATCAAACAGCTTAATTATTGTGATGTGATACTTATTGATACGACTGGAAATTCGCAGTATGACAAAGAAAAGCTTGAAAGGCTTGATAAATTTTTAAAGCATAGCGGCGCAAAGATCGATGTAAATTTGGTCCTTTCGGCTGGCTCAAAGGTTGAAGATCTAATAGAAATTTATAATGGGTTTTCATTTTTGGATATTGACACGCTGATAATCACAAAATTTGATGAGACAAAAATTTTTGGCAATGTCTTTTCGCTGATATATGAGACAAATACGCCGGTTAGCTACTTTAGCGTGGGCCAAGAGGTGCCTGATGATCTTGTAGAGGCAAAGAGCGAATTTTTAGTAGAGTGCGTGTTTGACGGCTTTACAAAGCAAAAGGCTAGCGATGAATAATCAAGCACAAAAATTACAAAATTTAGTCCAGTCTCAAAGCAAGAGTAAAAATACACATTTTATTGCGATAACTAGCGGTAAAGGCGGTGTTGGTAAGAGTACGATAAGTGCAAATTTAGCAAATGTTTTATCAAAAAATGGCTACAAAGTAGGGCTATTTGACGCTGATATCGGCCTTGCAAACCTTGATGTCATCTTAAATGTAAAAATGGGTAAAAATTTACTTCACGTGCTAAAAGGCGAGTGCAGCCTAAAAGATATCTTGATACCTATAAATAAAAATTTGATCCTCATTCCTGGCGAAAGCGGTGATGAAATTTTGAAATTTAACAATCAATTTTTATTTGAGAGGTTTTTAGACGAGGCGAGCGAGCTTGATGAGCTTGATTTTTTGATCATTGACACCGGAGCTGGTATAGGCGGTAGTACACAGCTGTTTTTAGAAGCGGCTGATGAGGTTGTCGTGGTGACTGTGCCTGACCCTGCGGCGATAACTGATGCGTACGCTGTTATAAAGATCGTTTCAAGGTTTAAAAATAGTGAGCTTTTGCTTTTAAATATGGTAAAAAATGAAGCAGAAGCGACTAGAATTTATGAAAATATCAAACGTGTTGCTAATGCAAATATCGGGCCTAGCTTAAATTTAGAGCTTATAGGATTTGTGGCTTCTGATAAGAATGTTTCAAGAAGTATAAAACAACGAACGCTTTTTACAGACGACGCTGCTTATGCTGAGCCTAGCGCTCAGATAAAACAGATAGCTTCGAATTTACTTTATAGGTTGGAACGAAAAGTGCTTAACGATGAGCAAAGCAGGAGCTTTGGGGGCTTCTTTAAGCGTTTGATAGAACAATTTTGATGGAGATTGAGCTTTGCGTGCAGAAAATTTTATAGCATTTTTTACGGTTTGTGGTTTTTTTGTAGGTATAGTTTTTACCTTGCTAAAGGTGAGTGAGCCTATCGAAATGCTTGTTTATACACTAGTTATTACTTTGTTTTTTTATCTTATAATTCACATTGTTATCATGAACTACATCGATGTAAAAAGGGCTTTAACTAAAATTTTTGACAAACAAAAACACGAAGAGATCGCAGACTATCTCATCTCTGAGCTAAATACTAGAGAAAAGCGTATGGAAAATATAATGGTAAAAATGACTGCTGAAAATTTTGATTCTGGTAAACGAAATGCACGAGTTAAAGCAAAAGCAGCTTAACGCTTATAAAAACACTATAAAAAAGGAACAAGACGAAATCGTCTTAAAATATATGCCAGCACTGCGTGCAATGGCGTTTAGGCTTAAAGAGAGGCTACCATCAAGTATAGATACAAATGACCTAATAAGCATTGGCGTTGAAGAGATGATAAAACTTAGCAGGAAGTATGACAAGGAGCAAAATGACTCTTTTTGGGGATATGGCAAAAAGAGAATTTATGGCTCTATGCTTGATTATCTAAGGACGCTTGATGTTGTTAGCAGAAGCGATAGAAAGCTAGTAAAGAGCATAAATAGTGAGATAGATAATTATTTCAATGAGTACGAAGAAGAGCCAAGCGATGAGTATTTGGCCGAAAAGCTTAATGAAGATATTGAGAAGATAAGAGAGGCAAGAGGCGTTAGCGGTATTATCACTATTTTGCCAATAGATGAGCAAATGGAGCTAATTGGTCAAAATGATGTCGAGAAAAGCATTGAGAGAGAGGATCTCATTTTAAAAATAGAAGAAGCTTTAAAAGATTTTGACGAAAGAGATCAGATGTTGGTTCAGCTTTATTATTATGAAGAGCTAAATTTAAAAGAGATAAGCCAGATCATGAATATCAGCGAGAGTAGAATTTCACAAATTCATAAACGTTTGCTTGATCGTATCAGGCGTAGCTTGGGGGTTTAATGGCTGATATTTTAAGTCAAGAAGAGATAGACGCGCTACTTGAAGTTGTTGATGAAGACGGCGATACGAGTAATATCGAGGTCGAAGAGAGATCGCAAGGCGAACAAAAACAGATTATTATTTATGATTTTAAGCGTCCAAACCGCGTTAGTAAAGAGCAACTCCGTGCGATAAAAGGCATCCATGATAAGCTTGCTAGAAATTTAGCTAGTCAAATTTCTAGTGTTATGAGAAGTATCGTCGAGATCAGACTTCACAGTGTTGATCAGATGACTTATGGCGAATTTTTGATGAGTTTGCCAAGTCCAACTAGTTTCAACGTCTTTTCTATAAAGCCACTTGATGGAAACTGTGTTTTGGAGATAAATCCAAGCATTGCTTTTCCGATGATAGATCGTTTGCTTGGCGGAACTGGTGAAAATTTTGAAGCAAATAGAGAGCTAACCGACATCGAAGTAAATTTGCTTGATGCGGTGCTTAGAATGATCATGCAGCGTCTAAAAGAGAGCTGGTCGATGATAACTGATATGTATCCAAATGTGGAAGCTAAAGAGAGCAGTCCAAATGTCGTACAGATCGTCTCTCAAAACGAGATCGTCATCATGGTCGTTATGGAGATCATAGTTGGTGGCTCAAGCGGTATGATAAATTTATGCTATCCAGTCATCTACCTTGAGCCGATACTCTCACGCCTTGCAAACAGAGATATTATGCTTGGTGAAACGAGTGCAAAAAAAAGTAGAAACAAAGAGCTAAAAACACTTATCGGACGAGCAGAAATTTTATATGAAGCCATACTTGGCA
This genomic interval from Campylobacter concisus contains the following:
- the efp gene encoding elongation factor P translates to MASYSMGDLKKGLKIEIDGVPYKIVEYQHVKPGKGAAFVRAKIKSFIDGKVLEKTFHAGDKCEQPHLEEKEMQYLYDDGEYCQFMDTVTYEQVAISDEDVGDVKKWMIDGMMVEILFHNGNAIGVEVPQVVELKIVETPPNFKGDTQGGKKPATLESGAVVQIPFHVLEGEVIRVDTVRGEYIERANK
- a CDS encoding SelT/SelW/SelH family (seleno)protein — translated: MQVKIIYCNSUNYRPVASRVEDEIKANFSDARVEKVIGDGGNFIVEVNGDVIFSKKDRIGNDEARFPHGEEITTLINKYLKEKSA
- a CDS encoding DJ-1 family glyoxalase III → MKKVAVILADGFEEIEALTSVDVLRRAGAIASIVGLNDVNIKGCHNISVKADVTLREMKELDYDAIVLPGGLPGASNLANDTRLKAVLQNFDKSNKLICAICAAPMVLESAGVLKDHFVCYPGFEENVRSDKRGYVSDKNMLKDQNIITAKGPALSMEFALFIVKNLLGDEAYLKVKNDLLYK
- a CDS encoding RNA recognition motif domain-containing protein, which translates into the protein MNIYVGNLSYRTTEAELKEAFAQFGEVRRAKIVKDRETDRSKGFGFVEMDDANEGQKAIDALNEKELGGRTLRVNEARPKD
- a CDS encoding glutamate--tRNA ligase family protein; translated protein: MRLDQKINDYLPPNGGIASRIAPTPSGFLHAGNAYNFILTYLLIRSASGVLHLRIDDYDLSRYRQEFVQNIFDVLDFLEIDYDKGPINVSDFERNFSFKVRAKRYEDVLEKLDEIYICECSRTTKNAYENGIYTKICKNKNLKFIKDKTAIRLSVDEGDPLGKLVAEQMGDFVIYKKDFTPAYNFASMIDDEDMGINLVIRGEDLIPCTLAQRYLAKRLNFNFYNANFIHHKLLLKDGKKLSKSSKSPPINLKDSPQIYYKILANDLGLDIKSADKIQNLLYEFKLKNIAKKFLQSMS
- the sppA gene encoding signal peptide peptidase SppA; protein product: MQILRLIFKGFLGIFKFINNYFKALIFLLFLFFIFAPDSKMKEPNLARIDITDTIMDTSEILEALEKARLDSNIKGVLLYIDSPGGALSPSVELAMAVKRLKESKKVLVYAAGNMASGSYYAGVNADTIIANPGAFIGSIGVIMQGANIENLAKTLGVSEQVVKAGEFKEAGTFMRSWSKQERESLQGLVNDAYMLFVSDVAEARNLDIKKKDEWANARVFLAHNALKIGLIDSLGSYIDAQNELAKMSLVDEPVWQEKPQFEKIMEKFTKQGINSLFSAFFETKLK
- the mqnF gene encoding aminofutalosine deaminase family hydrolase yields the protein MEILKAKKIITGGENPKILRNSCVVIDDDKILEILSEKAAVEKFKEAKICDFSDSVVAPAFVNTHVHLEFSSNVSTLKYGDFIKWLGSIIDKGSELARMDAKKAMNEAINSMLKSGICTIGEISSFGSELEILAASPLKVVLFSEILGSNEQMAQQNLQNFLAKFEKTKGYKSQNFTPAISLHSPYSVHPKLAKAALEIAKKDDLLVSTHFLESKAEKQWLEHGSGGFKKHLLRFSQDPKPMYDAQGYFAMFREINTLFTHCVYVSDFAKFKPHHSVTHCAVSNRLLGKKALNLKEIFKNNVSLNIGTDGLSSNISLNFWHELRAALFTHASLDLNELATRLFVAATHGGAKALRTNNGEIKAGRAADLAVYSDLECDDSELILQLILHTNEAKKLYIGGKICKF
- the aroQ gene encoding type II 3-dehydroquinate dehydratase, producing the protein MDKKLKIMVIQGPNINMLGAREPGIYGVMKMEDIHSQMKIVADQNDVEIEFFQSNLEGELVDKIQECLGDADGIIINPAAYTHTSIAIRDALSAVALPVIEVHISNVYRREEFRHKSLIAPVAAGQIVGFGPVGYHLAMIGMLQIFEQIKAVRANQKSQ
- a CDS encoding M24 family metallopeptidase, which gives rise to MNFILKDENAVFYECGYSCDNEFLLCLDGVKYFFTDARYYFEAKSYVNAGVVVLLAQRNLISEVRAFLRKMKPNSLVFNPDELSLSEFNALSKGFKINFKPKANFSRLKRICKSEDEIKILKKASEFGAKCFDEFAKFVRENGEGMSEKELHFNASLIFRQKNELGLSFDPIVAINENAAKAHALPGDKILKKGDLLLLDAGVKFKRYCSDRTRTACFDENFNFSKEQKFKNAKMQEIYEIVKEAQAAAIKVARAGVMACEIDLAARNVIAKAGYEKAFFHSTGHGVGVDIHELPVISARSETLIKEGMVFSVEPGIYLENEFGVRIEDVVVAREGGCEIL
- the folK gene encoding 2-amino-4-hydroxy-6-hydroxymethyldihydropteridine diphosphokinase, which produces MKLAGARKIVKSRFCPSFFHKRDEFKYEALVGMGGNIGDSAKRFDKFIRAVSEDRRFHVVEVSPILINAAFGYEAQDDFSNAVINLQTSMSPRNLLKILGHYESKFKRVRTFKNAPRTLDLDILYFSKKVYKTPRLIVPHPGADKRLSVIVPLGLMRG
- the flhF gene encoding flagellar biosynthesis protein FlhF, which gives rise to MATKFHTFTGESTIEALKKAQETCGEKAILVTTKQIQAKTINKKPIYEILVSVEEDDVKQPPKPNTKAINYENAYSKFNKNYEPAKPKFEIKEEPAKFEAKTTSPEPYDPNESVLLNISAAAKEISTIANVNIDDVKDKESSIPNGMNKKIDDVAKQVSVLSEKIGLITDMIWDEKAPNRNNLSIPPEFASIYKLAKQSGMKDEHLEAIMQTTLENLPVSMKSNPTAVKRYFYSLLRNMLPCRKEPNDKKQRIMMLVGPTGVGKTTTLAKLAARFAYGNEKRYKTGIITLDTYRIGAVEQLFQYAKMMKLPILDVIEIDDFQNAIKQLNYCDVILIDTTGNSQYDKEKLERLDKFLKHSGAKIDVNLVLSAGSKVEDLIEIYNGFSFLDIDTLIITKFDETKIFGNVFSLIYETNTPVSYFSVGQEVPDDLVEAKSEFLVECVFDGFTKQKASDE
- a CDS encoding P-loop NTPase; the protein is MNNQAQKLQNLVQSQSKSKNTHFIAITSGKGGVGKSTISANLANVLSKNGYKVGLFDADIGLANLDVILNVKMGKNLLHVLKGECSLKDILIPINKNLILIPGESGDEILKFNNQFLFERFLDEASELDELDFLIIDTGAGIGGSTQLFLEAADEVVVVTVPDPAAITDAYAVIKIVSRFKNSELLLLNMVKNEAEATRIYENIKRVANANIGPSLNLELIGFVASDKNVSRSIKQRTLFTDDAAYAEPSAQIKQIASNLLYRLERKVLNDEQSRSFGGFFKRLIEQF
- a CDS encoding RNA polymerase sigma factor FliA; this translates as MHELKQKQLNAYKNTIKKEQDEIVLKYMPALRAMAFRLKERLPSSIDTNDLISIGVEEMIKLSRKYDKEQNDSFWGYGKKRIYGSMLDYLRTLDVVSRSDRKLVKSINSEIDNYFNEYEEEPSDEYLAEKLNEDIEKIREARGVSGIITILPIDEQMELIGQNDVEKSIEREDLILKIEEALKDFDERDQMLVQLYYYEELNLKEISQIMNISESRISQIHKRLLDRIRRSLGV
- the fliM gene encoding flagellar motor switch protein FliM, with product MADILSQEEIDALLEVVDEDGDTSNIEVEERSQGEQKQIIIYDFKRPNRVSKEQLRAIKGIHDKLARNLASQISSVMRSIVEIRLHSVDQMTYGEFLMSLPSPTSFNVFSIKPLDGNCVLEINPSIAFPMIDRLLGGTGENFEANRELTDIEVNLLDAVLRMIMQRLKESWSMITDMYPNVEAKESSPNVVQIVSQNEIVIMVVMEIIVGGSSGMINLCYPVIYLEPILSRLANRDIMLGETSAKKSRNKELKTLIGRAEILYEAILGKSIISVNEFLNLKEGDILRLDRGADDKAIVCIDKKEVFLAEVGLHRFRKSIRIEQLIRSDKDEIKNILEKYEEERKAKLMAYEANERKMEEEEDDEDDE